In Cystobacter fuscus DSM 2262, the genomic stretch CCAGCGCGTCCAGGGTGTGCAGGCACGCCGCGGCGTCCAGGTGGGGCTGGTTGAGCGTGGCGATGGCCAGCGCGGCGAGGTCCAGTCGCGGCGGATCGGCGGCGAGGGCGGACACGAGGCGTTCGCGGGCCAGGGGCGAGCTCAAGGTCGAGGTCGAGGTGATGCTCACGAGCTAAGCACTAACCCACGAGCGGGCAGACGGCAAAGGCAGGCAGGCAGTCACTGACCCGGAGGTTCGGGGGGCAACAACCGGCCCTTGATTTCGGCGTAGAGCGCCATCTGCGCCGAGATGAGGCCCGAGAGCAGGCCATCCTCGAACTCGAAGGTCGGGTGTTCCTTGAGTTTCGGGAAATCGTGGGGGTTGCGCAGCTCCTCGGGGGTGATGTTGGGGACGACCTCGCGGGCCAGGCGCAGCACCTTGGCGCGTTGCTGGGCCAGCATCTGCTCGAAGAGCTTGCTGGCGATGTCCAGCATCTCCCGTCCGCTCTCTTCCGTCATGGTGCCTGTCTCCTTGGGGCGATGGGGCGCCGTCGCTCACGCAACACAACGGAATCCCGGGGCCGACGCAAGGGCGTCGCCATCGTGTGGCCTGATTGGCCGCCTGCCCGGGGGCCAACGGACGGGGGGCCCGGGCGAAGTGGCCCCGTGGAGGATCCATCCCCAGGTTGAGAGTCAGCCCCGGCCAAGAAGACATCCGGGCGGAAAGACAGAGGACACGATGGCATTTGGACAGGGGGAGAACCCGGCGAGCTCCATCACGCCCCACCTGGATTCCGTGGACTACCCCGCCCTGCGCGAGCATCTCGTGGAAGCGGCGGAGGACAACGGTGCGAACGTGGACATCATCAACGTCTTCAAGTCGTTGCCCCGCGAGGAGTACCTGTCTCGGGAGGAAGTGATGCGCGATCTGGCGGAGGCGGCGCGGCGCTTCGCCAACGGAGGCCTGCGCGACGACGACGGCGTGGATCGTGACCGGCGCAACATCGGGAGGGATCTGGTGGAGCGCGCCTCGGACGACACCTCCCGTCACCCGTAATCGGCGGCTGCTTTCGGCACACCACCTGCCCGTGGGCGCGGGGGCTCTTGCCTCCCGCGTTCACGGGCTTCTCGTTGGGGCGCCCCCGCCGGGCCGACGAGCCGAAACAACAGGAAAAATCTTGAATTCCCGTCTATCTAGGAAG encodes the following:
- a CDS encoding DUF2795 domain-containing protein, which translates into the protein MAFGQGENPASSITPHLDSVDYPALREHLVEAAEDNGANVDIINVFKSLPREEYLSREEVMRDLAEAARRFANGGLRDDDGVDRDRRNIGRDLVERASDDTSRHP